A window from Pleuronectes platessa chromosome 6, fPlePla1.1, whole genome shotgun sequence encodes these proteins:
- the amigo3 gene encoding amphoterin-induced protein 3: protein MTSGLYPGPLLMLLCLLHVSEETCPSICLCISDTVSCSSSGLAKLPRSLPSFSVTLDLSHNHLSWLGPGSFKKMPRLENLRMAHNQLTILGHGVFHNASGLRHIDLSSNKLHVVEQHYFEGLWRLEELLLFNNKITQVEASTLSGLSSLKKVYFSVNQITHFPFFSIQDHTHPFLTMLDLSSNRMSRLPWEDVKALPGLVQRGLYLHNNSLICDCSMYSVFWHWNLRGYDSLRDFADEHTCSVYGDQRATIQFLQHNRFFHNCTVEKAVSQPVIVLLSHVLVSDGDRVRLDCQTSLDRDSTNLSFTWLSPSKGYVTQTSINDTLISLFPNGTLEIEAAKVNDSGLYVCTAVDIKQGLNATREVNVTVRLPAGETFNTGYTTLLGCVVTMFFILIYLYLTPCRCSCCKQPKPPVIPNATYDPSTLTSVFSHSTGDHYKIQTNKHVAFLEPMLSEEGTEWPPES from the coding sequence ATGACCTCTGGACTGTATCCAGGACCtctgctgatgctgctctgtCTCCTCCACGTCTCTGAGGAGACCTGCCCCTCCATTTGCCTTTGTATATCTGACACAGTGAGCTGTAGCTCCAGCGGTCTGGCCAAGCTCCCTCGGTCCCTGCCCTCTTTCTCCGTCACCCTCGACCTCAGCCACAACCATCTGTCCTGGCTGGGTCCGGGCAGCTTCAAAAAAATGCCTCGACTGGAGAACCTCCGAATGGCCCACAATCAGCTCACTATCCTGGGCCATGGGGTGTTTCACAACGCCTCCGGCCTCAGGCACATTGACCTGTCCTCCAACAAGCTGCATGTGGTGGAGCAGCACTACTTCGAGGGGCTGTGGAGGCTGGAGGAGCTCCTGCTCTTCAATAATAAAATCACTCAGGTGGAGGCCAGCACACTGAGTGGCCTGAGCAGCTTAAAGAAGGTCTACTTCAGCGTAAACCAGATCACACACTTCCCGTTCTTCTCCATCCAAGACCACACTCATCCCTTCCTGACCATGCTGGACCTCTCGTCCAACCGAATGAGCCGTTTGCCCTGGGAGGATGTGAAAGCTTTGCCCGGGCTGGTGCAGCGCGGGCTTTATCTCCACAACAACTCTCTGATCTGTGACTGCTCCATGTACAGTGTGTTCTGGCACTGGAATCTGAGGGGTTATGACTCACTGAGGGACTTTGCGGATGAGCACACCTGCTCCGTCTACGGGGACCAACGAGCAACTATCCAGTTCCTGCAACACAACCGCTTCTTCCACAACTGCACCGTGGAGAAGGCCGTCTCGCAGCCCGTGATCGTGCTCCTCTCCCATGTGTTGGTTTCAGATGGGGACAGGGTGCGTCTAGACTGCCAAACATCCCTAGATAGAGATAGTACAAACCTCTCATTTACATGGTTGTCCCCCAGCAAGGGGTACGTCACCCAGACCAGCATAAATGACACGCTAATTAGCCTGTTTCCTAATGGTACCTTGGAGATCGAAGCAGCCAAGGTCAATGACTCAGGACTGTACGTGTGCACAGCTGTGGATATTAAACAGGGACTGAATGCAACACGTGAGGTGAATGTTACGGTGCGGCTGCCTGCGGGAGAGACATTCAACACTGGCTACACGACACTGCTTGGCTGTGTGGTGACcatgttcttcatcctcatatACCTCTACCTGACTCCATGTcgctgcagctgctgtaaaCAGCCCAAACCTCCAGTAATCCCAAATGCAACCTATGACCCCAGCACCCTTACGTCTGTTTTCTCCCACTCCACAGGAGACCACTACAAAATCCAAACTAATAAGCATGTAGCGTTCCTGGAGCCGATGCTAAGTGAAGAAGGAACAGAATGGCCACCAGAGAGCTGA